One part of the Ornithorhynchus anatinus isolate Pmale09 chromosome 21, mOrnAna1.pri.v4, whole genome shotgun sequence genome encodes these proteins:
- the MAPK1 gene encoding mitogen-activated protein kinase 1 isoform X2, whose translation MGSSLKNQGLGLSSAYDNVNKVRVAIKKISPFEHQTYCQRTLREIKILLRFRHENIIGINDIIRAPTIEQMKDVYIVQDLMETDLYKLLKTQHLSNDHICYFLYQILRGLKYIHSANVLHRDLKPSNLLLNTTCDLKICDFGLARVADPDHDHTGFLTEYVATRWYRAPEIMLNSKGYTKSIDIWSVGCILAEMLSNRPIFPGKHYLDQLNHILGILGSPSQEDLNCIINLKARNYLLSLPHKNKVPWNRLFPNADPKALDLLDKMLTFNPHKRIEVEQALAHPYLEQYYDPSDEPVAEAPFKFDMELDDLPKEKLKELIFEETARFQPGHRS comes from the exons atggggagcagTCTTAAGAATCAAGGTTTGGGGCTCAG CTCCGCCTACGATAACGTCAATAAAGTTCGGGTGGCCATCAAGAAGATCAGCCCCTTCGAGCACCAGACGTATTGCCAGAGAACTCTGCGGGAGATCAAGATCTTACTGCGCTTCCGGCACGAGAATATCATCGGCATCAATGACATCATCCGCGCCCCGACCATCGAGCAGATGAAAGATGT CTACATCGTGCAGGACCTGATGGAGACGGACCTCTACAAGCTCCTGAAGACGCAGCACCTCAGCAACGACCACATCTGCTATTTCCTCTACCAGATCCTGAGGGGCCTCAAGTACATCCACTCCGCCAACGTCCTGCACCGGGACCTCAAGCCCTCCAACCTGCTGCTCAACACCACGTGCGACCTCAAG ATCTGCGACTTCGGGCTGGCGCGGGTCGCCGACCCGGACCACGACCACACGGGCTTCCTGACGGAGTACGTGGCCACGCGCTGGTACCGGGCCCCCGAGATCATGCTCAACTCGAAG GGTTACACCAAGTCGATCGACATCTGGTCCGTGGGCTGCATCCTGGCCGAGATGCTGTCCAACCGACCCATCTTCCCGGGGAAGCACTATCTCGACCAGCTGAACCACATCCTCG GCATCCTCGGGTCCCCGTCGCAGGAAGACCTGAACTGCATCATCAACCTGAAGGCCAGaaattacctgctctcccttccccacaaaaaCAAGGTGCCGTGGAACAGGCTGTTTCCGAACGCCGATCCCAAag CTCTGGATCTGCTGGATAAGATGCTGACCTTCAACCCGCACAAGAGGATCGAAGTGGAGCAGGCGCTGGCCCACCCCTATCTGGAGCAGTATTACGACCCCAGCGATGAG CCTGTAGCCGAGGCCCCGTTCAAGTTCGACATGGAGCtcgatgacctgcccaaggagaaGCTGAAGGAGCTCATTTTCGAGGAGACGGCGCGATTCCAGCCGGGACACCGATCGTAA